A genomic stretch from Oreochromis niloticus isolate F11D_XX linkage group LG11, O_niloticus_UMD_NMBU, whole genome shotgun sequence includes:
- the LOC102082702 gene encoding putative protein TPRXL isoform X1, with protein sequence MEKLLVLCLALSLTASDNSTSAPSTANSTSAPSTANSASAPSTANSVSASSTANSASASSTANSASAPSTANSASASSTTNSASAPSITNSASASSTANSASASSTTNTTAEGMNSTTASPNITGTLTTPQNSSPANTTTNNATSTTAPPGNGTNTHSSATSSPTTASNGTATNQSITTPSTAASAASSSAGVPGWGIALLVLAAVVLLLLLLLLIGLLVWCCCYRGRSQGFSPYDHLNSRDDIPLYTTHGRFEATNGRSYEVNNPNVLEGKITTMS encoded by the exons ATGGAGAAACTGCTCGTGCTCTGCCTCGCTCTCAGCCTCACCGCCTCAG ACAACAGCACATCTGCTCCCAGTACCGCCAACAGCACATCTGCTCCCAGTACCGCCAACAGCGCATCTGCTCCCAGTACCGCCAACAGCGTATCTGCTTCCAGTACCGCCAACAGCGCATCTGCTTCCAGTACCGCCAACAGCGCATCTGCTCCCAGTACCGCCAACAGCGCATCTGCTTCCAGTACCACCAACAGCGCATCTGCTCCCAGTATCACCAACAGCGCATCTGCTTCCAGTACCGCCAACAGCGCATCTGCTTCCAGTACCACCAACACCACCGCAGAGGGGATGAACTCGACGACCGCCTCTCCGAATATCACCGGAACGCTCACGACCCCGCAGAACAGCTCACctgcaaacacaacaacaaacaatgCAACCTCTACAACGGCTCCGCCCGGTAACGGCACCAACACCCATTCCTCCGCGACATCCTCCCCTACCACAGCAAGCAACGGAACGGCCACAAACCAGTCGATCACAACTCCGAGCACGGCGGCGTCTGCGGCCAGCAGTAGTGCGGGGGTTCCTGGGTGGGGCATAGCTCTGCTGGTCCTGGCGGCTGTggttttgctgctgctgctcctgctgctgatcgGACTG CTGGTGTGGTGCTGCTGCTACAGGGGGCGCTCCCAAGGCTTCAGTCCCTACGACCACCTGAACAGCAGAGACGACATCCCTCTCTACACCACTCACGGGCGCTTTGAAGCCACCAATGGGAGATCATAC GAGGTGAACAACCCAAATGTTCTCGAAGGGAAGATTACAACAATGTCCTGA
- the LOC102082702 gene encoding putative protein TPRXL isoform X2 translates to MEKLLVLCLALSLTASDNSTSAPSTANSTSAPSTANSASAPSTANSVSASSTANSASASSTANSASAPSTANSASASSTTNSASAPSITNSASASSTANSASASSTTNTTAEGMNSTTASPNITGTLTTPQNSSPANTTTNNATSTTAPPGNGTNTHSSATSSPTTASNGTATNQSITTPSTAASAASSSAGVPGWGIALLVLAAVVLLLLLLLLIGLLVWCCCYRGRSQGFSPYDHLNSRDDIPLYTTHGRFEATNGRSYEQTERPMRS, encoded by the exons ATGGAGAAACTGCTCGTGCTCTGCCTCGCTCTCAGCCTCACCGCCTCAG ACAACAGCACATCTGCTCCCAGTACCGCCAACAGCACATCTGCTCCCAGTACCGCCAACAGCGCATCTGCTCCCAGTACCGCCAACAGCGTATCTGCTTCCAGTACCGCCAACAGCGCATCTGCTTCCAGTACCGCCAACAGCGCATCTGCTCCCAGTACCGCCAACAGCGCATCTGCTTCCAGTACCACCAACAGCGCATCTGCTCCCAGTATCACCAACAGCGCATCTGCTTCCAGTACCGCCAACAGCGCATCTGCTTCCAGTACCACCAACACCACCGCAGAGGGGATGAACTCGACGACCGCCTCTCCGAATATCACCGGAACGCTCACGACCCCGCAGAACAGCTCACctgcaaacacaacaacaaacaatgCAACCTCTACAACGGCTCCGCCCGGTAACGGCACCAACACCCATTCCTCCGCGACATCCTCCCCTACCACAGCAAGCAACGGAACGGCCACAAACCAGTCGATCACAACTCCGAGCACGGCGGCGTCTGCGGCCAGCAGTAGTGCGGGGGTTCCTGGGTGGGGCATAGCTCTGCTGGTCCTGGCGGCTGTggttttgctgctgctgctcctgctgctgatcgGACTG CTGGTGTGGTGCTGCTGCTACAGGGGGCGCTCCCAAGGCTTCAGTCCCTACGACCACCTGAACAGCAGAGACGACATCCCTCTCTACACCACTCACGGGCGCTTTGAAGCCACCAATGGGAGATCATAC GAGCAGACCGAGCGGCCGATGAGGAGCTAA
- the LOC102082702 gene encoding putative protein TPRXL isoform X3: MEKLLVLCLALSLTASANSTSAPSTANSASAPSTANSVSASSTANSASASSTANSASAPSTANSASASSTTNSASAPSITNSASASSTANSASASSTTNTTAEGMNSTTASPNITGTLTTPQNSSPANTTTNNATSTTAPPGNGTNTHSSATSSPTTASNGTATNQSITTPSTAASAASSSAGVPGWGIALLVLAAVVLLLLLLLLIGLLVWCCCYRGRSQGFSPYDHLNSRDDIPLYTTHGRFEATNGRSYEVNNPNVLEGKITTMS, translated from the exons ATGGAGAAACTGCTCGTGCTCTGCCTCGCTCTCAGCCTCACCGCCTCA GCCAACAGCACATCTGCTCCCAGTACCGCCAACAGCGCATCTGCTCCCAGTACCGCCAACAGCGTATCTGCTTCCAGTACCGCCAACAGCGCATCTGCTTCCAGTACCGCCAACAGCGCATCTGCTCCCAGTACCGCCAACAGCGCATCTGCTTCCAGTACCACCAACAGCGCATCTGCTCCCAGTATCACCAACAGCGCATCTGCTTCCAGTACCGCCAACAGCGCATCTGCTTCCAGTACCACCAACACCACCGCAGAGGGGATGAACTCGACGACCGCCTCTCCGAATATCACCGGAACGCTCACGACCCCGCAGAACAGCTCACctgcaaacacaacaacaaacaatgCAACCTCTACAACGGCTCCGCCCGGTAACGGCACCAACACCCATTCCTCCGCGACATCCTCCCCTACCACAGCAAGCAACGGAACGGCCACAAACCAGTCGATCACAACTCCGAGCACGGCGGCGTCTGCGGCCAGCAGTAGTGCGGGGGTTCCTGGGTGGGGCATAGCTCTGCTGGTCCTGGCGGCTGTggttttgctgctgctgctcctgctgctgatcgGACTG CTGGTGTGGTGCTGCTGCTACAGGGGGCGCTCCCAAGGCTTCAGTCCCTACGACCACCTGAACAGCAGAGACGACATCCCTCTCTACACCACTCACGGGCGCTTTGAAGCCACCAATGGGAGATCATAC GAGGTGAACAACCCAAATGTTCTCGAAGGGAAGATTACAACAATGTCCTGA